Genomic window (Flexivirga aerilata):
GACGGTGGCCGGCGTCGTGTCACACCTGCGCTGGGCCGAAGAACTCTGGTTCCGTGAAGTGCTGCTCGGCGAGACAGGCGTGGGGCGTGGCTTCCGCCCGGAAGATGACGGCGTCGAGGACGCAGAGTTCCGAGTGGACGGGATCCCGCTGGCCCAGCTTCTTGCCGAGTATGCCGAGGAAGCCGATCGGTCGGATGCGGCGATCGAGCGGGTCGGACTGGACGGAACCGGTTCCACCGCAATCCATTCCGTCGGTGATGCTTCCGTGCGCTGGATGGTGCTGCACATGCTGGAGGAGACCGCGCGGCACGCGGGTCACCTGGACATCATCCGTGAACGCCTGGACGGAGCCAAGGGCTACTACTGAGCCTCGCGCGACGAAATCACCGAGAACACCAGGGCATCGGAGACCTTGCCGCCGGACGTGAGGAAGCTGCGCAGGCGGCCCTCCTCCAGATAGCCGGCGCCACGCAGCACGCGCTGTGACGCGATGTTTTGGGGCACCACCCATGCCTCAAGTCGTTGCAGCCCAAGCGAATTCAGCGCCCACGGCGTCACCAGTCGCACCGCGGCCGCGGCGGCGCCACGCCCTCGCGCCGACGGCACGACCCAGTAGCCCAGACCTGCGACGCCTGGCTGTGGTCGCAGCGTCACCGCAACCAAGCCGACCGCCACGTCGGTCGTTGCGTCGACAATCGCCTGCGCAACTCCCGTGCCTGACTCGGCGCGGCTCCACTGGCGGCGGATGAAGGCAAGTCCGTCGTCGTGCGTGAATGCCGTTGGCACCGTTGTGCCGTCGACGATCCGCGGATCCGACGACGCCTCCCGGACGCAGTCGACGTCACCCTCTGACCAACGGCGTATGCCGATCCGACCATCGGTCAGAGCCGGCTCCGG
Coding sequences:
- a CDS encoding GNAT family N-acetyltransferase, encoding MSALPYPEPALTDGRIGIRRWSEGDVDCVREASSDPRIVDGTTVPTAFTHDDGLAFIRRQWSRAESGTGVAQAIVDATTDVAVGLVAVTLRPQPGVAGLGYWVVPSARGRGAAAAAVRLVTPWALNSLGLQRLEAWVVPQNIASQRVLRGAGYLEEGRLRSFLTSGGKVSDALVFSVISSREAQ
- a CDS encoding DUF664 domain-containing protein, which translates into the protein MSITHERPPRNATESDQLMGWFRLQRGIVLTKCAGLSDADAHRSLMPTSPLMTVAGVVSHLRWAEELWFREVLLGETGVGRGFRPEDDGVEDAEFRVDGIPLAQLLAEYAEEADRSDAAIERVGLDGTGSTAIHSVGDASVRWMVLHMLEETARHAGHLDIIRERLDGAKGYY